A window of Hevea brasiliensis isolate MT/VB/25A 57/8 chromosome 14, ASM3005281v1, whole genome shotgun sequence contains these coding sequences:
- the LOC110670813 gene encoding protein LURP-one-related 14, with protein MELSLSCWNFGASPVSVVGDGYCYPYPMELFVKKKIKKLCYAQFEVFDQSGNLLLQIDGGVWNLKMKRIMRDPSGFPILTLRGKIITLWHKWKAYEGDTTDEDNIVFSVQQSHPFQIKKELHVFLENCKKKVPDFLVIGSYTSLSFKVFKGHRLLAEVKHNFTLESFYKGKEKYRVKIYPEVDYAFIVALLVVLDENDTP; from the exons ATGGAACTCTCTCTTTCTTGCTGGAATTTTGGGGCTTCTCCTGTTAGTGTTGTTGGGGATGGTTATTGCTACCCTTATCCTATGGAGTTGTTTGTCAAGAAGAAGATTAAAAAACTATGTTATGCACAATTTGAAGTTTTTGATCAAAGTGGAAATCTCCTCCTTCAAATAGATGGTGGTGTCTGGAACTTGAAGATGAAAAGAATTATGAGAGATCCTTCAGGTTTTCCTATTCTCACACTGAGAGGAAAG atAATTACACTTTGGCATAAATGGAAGGCTTATGAAGGTGATACTACAGATGAAGATAACATTGTGTTCAGTGTACAACAATCCCATCCTTTCCAGATTAAAAAAGAGCTTCATGTTTTCTTGGAAAATTGCAAGAAAAAAGTCCCTGATTTTCTTGTTATTGGATCTTACACTTCTTTGTCCTTCAAAGTTTTCAAAGGCCATAGGCTTCTTGCAGAG GTAAAACATAATTTCACATTGGAAAGCTTCTACAAGGGGAAGGAAAAATACAGGGTTAAAATATATCCAGAGGTAGATTATGCATTTATTGTGGCATTACTAGTAGTTCTTGATGAGAATGACACCCCATAA
- the LOC110670814 gene encoding uncharacterized protein LOC110670814 isoform X2, with product MGKIFPSAGKLQELNKIVSSHKPKRSKAVPIIPFMPRQVRFDFEPLKLRKMEVRFNRVPLSQVVSECTKRWFQDTLKEAKAGDIAMQVLVGQMYYNGYGVSKNVQKGHDWINKASKSRASARKVSDKRPAYNASDSDSDEEKGDASKNR from the exons ATGGGGAAGATTTTCCCTTCCGCTGGGAAACTCCAAGAACTCAACAAAATAGTCTCTTCCCACAAGCCTAAACGCTCAAAAGCAGTGCCTATCATTCCCTTCATGCCAAGACAGGTCCGTTTTGACTTCGAGCCACTCAAGTTGAGAAAGATGGAGGTCCGTTTTAATCGGGTGCCACTTTCTCAGGTTGTGTCTGAGTGCACGAAACGGTGGTTTCAAGATACACTCAAGGAGGCCAAAGCTGGTGATATTGCCATGCAAGTTCTTGTGGGTCAGATGTATTATAATGGCTATGGTGTTTCTAAAAACGTCCAAAAG GGCCATGATTGGATTAATAAAGCTTCCAAGAGTCGAGCTTCAGCGCGGAAAGTGAGTGATAAACGTCCAG CTTATAATGCAAGTGACTCAGATTCAGATGAAGAAAAGGGAGATGCAAGTAAGAACCGATAG
- the LOC110670816 gene encoding wound-induced protein 1 produces MMRLLTGSEKVGKSSSTGTFEFNPEFIRSFGSIVIAEGCDSSRSISWVHAWTVTDGIITQVREYFNTSLTVTRLGNQESEPSDCSSPSSSSSSSSAEITPVHCPSIWESRLSSQFGKSVPGLVLAI; encoded by the coding sequence ATGATGCGCCTTCTCACTGGCTCGGAAAAAGTTGGGAAAAGCTCCTCTACTGGTACGTTTGAGTTCAACCCTGAATTCATCAGGTCCTTTGGATCGATCGTGATTGCTGAAGGGTGCGATTCTAGCCGCTCCATTTCTTGGGTTCACGCGTGGACAGTCACGGATGGGATAATCACCCAAGTCAGAGAGTACTTCAACACTTCACTCACTGTTACTCGTCTTGGTAACCAAGAATCTGAGCCATCTGATTGTTCATCTCCGTCTTCATCATCGTCATCTTCATCGGCGGAGATAACTCCCGTGCATTGCCCGTCCATTTGGGAGAGCAGACTCTCCAGTCAGTTCGGAAAGTCAGTGCCTGGTCTAGTCCTAGCAATCTAA
- the LOC110670814 gene encoding uncharacterized protein LOC110670814 isoform X1, which produces MGKIFPSAGKLQELNKIVSSHKPKRSKAVPIIPFMPRQVRFDFEPLKLRKMEVRFNRVPLSQVVSECTKRWFQDTLKEAKAGDIAMQVLVGQMYYNGYGVSKNVQKGHDWINKASKSRASARKVSDKRPGMCTLLLLVRSLIIFHFFKLSFMLFP; this is translated from the exons ATGGGGAAGATTTTCCCTTCCGCTGGGAAACTCCAAGAACTCAACAAAATAGTCTCTTCCCACAAGCCTAAACGCTCAAAAGCAGTGCCTATCATTCCCTTCATGCCAAGACAGGTCCGTTTTGACTTCGAGCCACTCAAGTTGAGAAAGATGGAGGTCCGTTTTAATCGGGTGCCACTTTCTCAGGTTGTGTCTGAGTGCACGAAACGGTGGTTTCAAGATACACTCAAGGAGGCCAAAGCTGGTGATATTGCCATGCAAGTTCTTGTGGGTCAGATGTATTATAATGGCTATGGTGTTTCTAAAAACGTCCAAAAG GGCCATGATTGGATTAATAAAGCTTCCAAGAGTCGAGCTTCAGCGCGGAAAGTGAGTGATAAACGTCCAGGTATGTGCACTCTCCTTCTGTTGGTTAGATCCTTGATTATTTTCCATTTTTTTAAATTGAGTTTTATGTTGTTTCCTTAG